From a region of the Phaseolus vulgaris cultivar G19833 chromosome 6, P. vulgaris v2.0, whole genome shotgun sequence genome:
- the LOC137832869 gene encoding uncharacterized protein At1g10890 isoform X3, translated as MPRDLSRSRSPPYRRRHSPSPVGHRSSRRSRRDRSRSPYSSYSYSRRKSRSISPRSYRSPSTTPRRRRSRSPSAKRHRRHRSRSSSFSPARKSSSPSLGSLEHRTATEKQKKEDEKKRRQLEAELKLIEEETAKRVEEAIRRRVEESLNSGEVQVEIQRRLEEGRKRLNDEVAAQLEKEKEAAIIEAKVKEKRASVCQTMMYFDFQFLVVQCTLACGNKTVKRKKILKG; from the exons ATGCCTCGAGACTTGTCGCGATCCCGATCACCTCCGTATAGGCGGAGGCATTCGCCATCTCCGGTGGGACACAGGTCTAGCAGGAGGAGCCGAAGAGACCGAAGCCGATCTCCCTATTCATCCTACTCCTACAGCAG GCGAAAAAGTCGTTCTATTTCACCAAGAAGTTACAGAAGCCCTTCTACAACTCCAAGACGTCGTCGAAGCCGATCTCCATCTGCTAAACGACACAGAAGACATAGAAGTAGGAGTTCCTCATTTTCTCCTGCTCGTAAATCTTCCAGTCCAAGTCTTGGGTCACTAGAGCACAGAACTGCtactgaaaaacaaaagaaagaagACGAGAAGAAAAG GCGTCAACTTGAAGCAgagttgaaattaatagaagaagagaCTGCCAAGAGAGTTGAAGAAGCAATTAGAAGGAGAGTGGAAGAAAGCTTGAATTCTGGGGAAGTTCAGGTGGAGATTCAAAGGCGGTTGGAAGAAGGACGGAAGAGACTTAATGATGAAGTTGCAGCTCagcttgaaaaagaaaaagaagctgCTATTATTGAGGCTAAAGTGAAGGAG AAAAGAGCTAGTGTTTGTCAGACTATGATGTATTTTGACTTCCAGTTTCTGGTTGTGCAGTGCACTTTAGCATGCGG GAACAAGACCGTAAAGAGAAAAAAGATCTTGAAAGGATGA
- the LOC137832869 gene encoding uncharacterized protein At1g10890 isoform X2: MSSYRRKSRSISPRSYRSPSTTPRRRRSRSPSAKRHRRHRSRSSSFSPARKSSSPSLGSLEHRTATEKQKKEDEKKRRQLEAELKLIEEETAKRVEEAIRRRVEESLNSGEVQVEIQRRLEEGRKRLNDEVAAQLEKEKEAAIIEAKVKEEQDRKEKKDLERMMEENRRKVEEAQRREALEQQRREEERYKELEEMQRQKEEVMRRKKQEEDQERLNQIKLLGKNKSRPKLSFALGSK; encoded by the exons ATGTCGTCATACAGGCGAAAAAGTCGTTCTATTTCACCAAGAAGTTACAGAAGCCCTTCTACAACTCCAAGACGTCGTCGAAGCCGATCTCCATCTGCTAAACGACACAGAAGACATAGAAGTAGGAGTTCCTCATTTTCTCCTGCTCGTAAATCTTCCAGTCCAAGTCTTGGGTCACTAGAGCACAGAACTGCtactgaaaaacaaaagaaagaagACGAGAAGAAAAG GCGTCAACTTGAAGCAgagttgaaattaatagaagaagagaCTGCCAAGAGAGTTGAAGAAGCAATTAGAAGGAGAGTGGAAGAAAGCTTGAATTCTGGGGAAGTTCAGGTGGAGATTCAAAGGCGGTTGGAAGAAGGACGGAAGAGACTTAATGATGAAGTTGCAGCTCagcttgaaaaagaaaaagaagctgCTATTATTGAGGCTAAAGTGAAGGAG GAACAAGACCGTAAAGAGAAAAAAGATCTTGAAAGGATGATGGAGGAGAACCGGAGGAAAGTGGAAGAAGCTCAGAGAAGGGAAGCTTTAGAGCAGCAAAGAAGAGAGGAGGAACGATATAAAGAGCTGGAAGAGATGCAAAGACAGAAGGAAGAAGTGATGCGAAGGAAGAAACAGGAGGAGGACCAAGAACGTTTAAACCAAATAAAGTTGTTGGGTAAAAACAAATCTCGACCAAAACTATCATTTGCCCTTGGATCCAAATGA
- the LOC137832868 gene encoding uncharacterized protein, translating into MEALLSQFSFLSDEALQDKNFDPSTIEDLMKLFEIESYKAWAAAELEQEREVEEAEAGMQEAEEYLDSVMESAMDEFRRFEQELESMAKHEMEALVQTAERARKMGNLMEKGASVASKKYIEAALNSASASMKSAWKGLSSGKVHPS; encoded by the coding sequence ATGGAAGCTTTACTTTCCCAATTCAGCTTCCTCTCAGATGAGGCCCTTCAAGACAAGAACTTCGACCCTTCCACGATTGAAGATCTGATGAAGCTGTTCGAGATTGAATCCTACAAGGCATGGGCAGCTGCTGAACTTGAGCAAGAGAGAGAGGTGGAGGAAGCAGAAGCTGGCATGCAAGAAGCTGAGGAGTATCTTGACTCGGTCATGGAGAGTGCCATGGATGAGTTCAGACGCTTTGAACAAGAGCTAGAGAGCATGGCAAAACATGAAATGGAAGCTCTGGTTCAAACTGCTGAGAGAGCCAGAAAAATGGGAAACTTGATGGAAAAGGGTGCCTCTGTTGCTTCCAAGAAGTACATTGAGGCTGCACTCAATTCAGCTTCTGCTTCCATGAAATCAGCTTGGAAAGGTCTCTCTTCTGGAAAAGTTCATCCTTCTTAA
- the LOC137832869 gene encoding uncharacterized protein At1g10890 isoform X1, with translation MPRDLSRSRSPPYRRRHSPSPVGHRSSRRSRRDRSRSPYSSYSYSRRKSRSISPRSYRSPSTTPRRRRSRSPSAKRHRRHRSRSSSFSPARKSSSPSLGSLEHRTATEKQKKEDEKKRRQLEAELKLIEEETAKRVEEAIRRRVEESLNSGEVQVEIQRRLEEGRKRLNDEVAAQLEKEKEAAIIEAKVKEEQDRKEKKDLERMMEENRRKVEEAQRREALEQQRREEERYKELEEMQRQKEEVMRRKKQEEDQERLNQIKLLGKNKSRPKLSFALGSK, from the exons ATGCCTCGAGACTTGTCGCGATCCCGATCACCTCCGTATAGGCGGAGGCATTCGCCATCTCCGGTGGGACACAGGTCTAGCAGGAGGAGCCGAAGAGACCGAAGCCGATCTCCCTATTCATCCTACTCCTACAGCAG GCGAAAAAGTCGTTCTATTTCACCAAGAAGTTACAGAAGCCCTTCTACAACTCCAAGACGTCGTCGAAGCCGATCTCCATCTGCTAAACGACACAGAAGACATAGAAGTAGGAGTTCCTCATTTTCTCCTGCTCGTAAATCTTCCAGTCCAAGTCTTGGGTCACTAGAGCACAGAACTGCtactgaaaaacaaaagaaagaagACGAGAAGAAAAG GCGTCAACTTGAAGCAgagttgaaattaatagaagaagagaCTGCCAAGAGAGTTGAAGAAGCAATTAGAAGGAGAGTGGAAGAAAGCTTGAATTCTGGGGAAGTTCAGGTGGAGATTCAAAGGCGGTTGGAAGAAGGACGGAAGAGACTTAATGATGAAGTTGCAGCTCagcttgaaaaagaaaaagaagctgCTATTATTGAGGCTAAAGTGAAGGAG GAACAAGACCGTAAAGAGAAAAAAGATCTTGAAAGGATGATGGAGGAGAACCGGAGGAAAGTGGAAGAAGCTCAGAGAAGGGAAGCTTTAGAGCAGCAAAGAAGAGAGGAGGAACGATATAAAGAGCTGGAAGAGATGCAAAGACAGAAGGAAGAAGTGATGCGAAGGAAGAAACAGGAGGAGGACCAAGAACGTTTAAACCAAATAAAGTTGTTGGGTAAAAACAAATCTCGACCAAAACTATCATTTGCCCTTGGATCCAAATGA